From Macaca mulatta isolate MMU2019108-1 chromosome 3, T2T-MMU8v2.0, whole genome shotgun sequence, the proteins below share one genomic window:
- the LOC717686 gene encoding calmodulin-1, which produces MADQLTEEQIAEFKEAFSLFDKDGDGTITTKELGTVMRSLGQNPTEAELQDMINEVDADGNGTIDFPEFLTMMARKMKDTDSEEEIREAFRVFDKDGNGYISAAELRHVMTNLGEKLTDEEVDEMIREADIDGDGQVNYEEFVQMMTAK; this is translated from the coding sequence ATGGCTGACCAACTGACAGAAGAGCAGATTGCAGAATTCAAAGAAGCTTTTTCACTATTTGACAAAGATGGTGATGGAACTATAACAACAAAGGAATTGGGAACTGTAATGAGGTCTCTTGGGCAGAATCCCACAGAAGCAGAGTTACAGGACATGATTAATGAAGTAGATGCTGATGGTAATGGCACAATTGACTTCCCTGAATTTCTGACAATGAtggcaagaaaaatgaaagacacaGACAGTGAAGAAGAAATTAGAGAAGCATTCCGTGTGTTTGATAAGGATGGCAATGGCTATATTAGTGCTGCAGAACTTCGCCATGTGATGACAAACCTTGGAGAGAAGTTAACAGATGAAGAAGTTGATGAAATGATCAGGGAAGCAGATATTGATGGTGATGGTCAAGTAAATTATGAAGAGTTTGTACAAATGATGACAGCAAAGTGA